The Catenuloplanes niger genome includes a window with the following:
- a CDS encoding ABC transporter substrate-binding protein, whose amino-acid sequence MKRAWIAVAAASALLLSACGGGGDDTPADSAAQTIDIGSVYEPQNLDNTAGGGQGVTEALNGNVYEGLFRLTDAGTVEPLLATAHTVGEDGLTYTFTLADGVTFHSGKALTSADVKASIERVTAETSRSARKSSLAVIKEIATPDDKTVTVTLSAPSISFVYHLSYVWIVNTAAGDLTTTADGTGPYRLGEWKRGATLSLTRNDAYWGTKAKNAGAVFHYFTDATALNNALLTNAVDIVTSEQSPDALAQFESNPAYKINEGTSTTKLLLAFNDRVAPFDKVPVRKAVSAAIDNAKLLNSIWGEYGTLIGSMVPPGDPWYEDLTAVNAYDVEAAKRLLAEGGVPNGFTFTLDTPNYDPHPTAATFIKSELAKIGVTVEINTITSDEWYTKVYQERDFQATMQEHVNDRDVVWYGNPDFYWGYDNATVADLVKQAEAAKTEAAQADLLKQANKIIAAEAASDWLYLYPQIVVASADLSGYPLNGRNSQFFVYDIVKS is encoded by the coding sequence GTGAAAAGGGCATGGATAGCCGTCGCGGCCGCCTCGGCGTTGCTGCTGTCGGCCTGCGGTGGCGGCGGGGACGACACCCCGGCCGACAGCGCCGCACAGACGATCGACATCGGCTCGGTCTACGAGCCGCAGAACCTGGACAACACCGCGGGCGGCGGCCAGGGCGTCACCGAGGCGCTCAACGGCAACGTCTACGAGGGGCTGTTCCGGCTCACCGACGCCGGCACGGTCGAGCCGCTGCTGGCCACCGCGCACACCGTCGGCGAGGACGGGCTGACCTACACGTTCACGCTCGCCGACGGCGTGACGTTCCACTCCGGTAAGGCGCTGACCAGCGCGGACGTGAAGGCCAGCATCGAGCGGGTGACCGCGGAGACGTCGAGGTCCGCGCGGAAGTCGAGCCTCGCGGTGATCAAGGAGATCGCCACGCCGGACGACAAGACCGTCACGGTCACGCTGTCCGCGCCGTCGATCTCGTTCGTCTACCACCTCAGCTACGTGTGGATCGTGAACACCGCCGCGGGCGACCTGACCACGACCGCGGACGGCACCGGGCCGTACCGGCTCGGCGAGTGGAAGCGCGGCGCGACGCTGTCGCTGACCCGCAACGACGCGTACTGGGGCACGAAGGCGAAGAACGCGGGCGCGGTCTTCCACTACTTCACGGACGCGACCGCGCTCAACAACGCGCTGCTCACGAACGCGGTGGACATCGTGACCAGCGAGCAGTCCCCGGACGCGCTGGCCCAGTTCGAATCCAACCCCGCCTACAAGATCAACGAGGGTACGTCGACCACGAAGCTGCTGCTGGCGTTCAACGACCGGGTCGCGCCGTTCGACAAGGTGCCGGTCCGCAAGGCGGTCAGCGCCGCGATCGACAACGCGAAGCTGCTCAACTCGATCTGGGGCGAGTACGGCACGCTGATCGGCTCGATGGTCCCGCCCGGCGACCCCTGGTACGAGGACCTGACCGCGGTCAACGCCTACGACGTCGAGGCCGCCAAGCGCCTGCTCGCCGAGGGCGGCGTGCCGAACGGCTTCACGTTCACGCTGGACACGCCGAACTACGACCCGCACCCGACCGCGGCCACGTTCATCAAGAGCGAGCTCGCCAAGATCGGCGTCACCGTCGAGATCAACACGATCACGTCCGACGAGTGGTACACGAAGGTCTACCAGGAGCGCGACTTCCAGGCCACGATGCAGGAGCACGTCAACGACCGCGACGTCGTCTGGTACGGCAACCCGGACTTCTACTGGGGCTACGACAACGCCACCGTGGCCGACCTGGTGAAGCAGGCCGAGGCCGCGAAGACCGAGGCCGCGCAGGCCGACCTGCTGAAGCAGGCCAACAAGATCATCGCGGCGGAGGCGGCCAGCGACTGGCTGTACCTCTACCCGCAGATCGTGGTCGCCTCGGCCGACCTGTCGGGCTACCCGCTCAACGGCCGCAACTCGCAGTTCTTCGTGTACGACATCGTGAAGAGCTAG
- a CDS encoding ABC transporter permease: protein MITYLVRRTALLLASLSLASVVLFLLLRFLPGDPVNALLSVGATDAQIEAARRELGTNEPVAAQFLSWLGDAVTFDLGRSLISNLAVGPEIAARLPVTVPLTLAGFVLAVLIAVPVGFLAAYRAEKWDGPLLNGVAQFGLAVPAFWLGLLLVTIFALNLRVLPAGGFPPAGWSDPAAAATALTLPVVTVALVMSASLIRYVRAATLDVLGSDFLRTARALGSSLPAAMWRHGLRNAAAPVIAVLAIELATTFLGAVVIESVFALPGLGSMLTRAIAQRDYPVIQGVMLVSTFAVLAVGFLGDVAQRVADPRLLRGRS from the coding sequence ATGATCACCTACCTGGTACGCCGGACCGCGCTGCTGCTGGCATCGCTGTCCCTCGCCAGCGTGGTGCTGTTCCTCCTGCTCCGGTTCCTGCCGGGCGACCCGGTCAACGCGCTGCTCTCCGTGGGAGCGACCGACGCGCAGATCGAGGCCGCCCGGCGGGAGCTGGGCACGAACGAACCGGTGGCCGCGCAGTTCCTCTCCTGGCTCGGCGACGCGGTCACCTTCGATCTCGGCCGGTCGCTGATCAGCAACCTGGCGGTCGGCCCGGAGATCGCCGCGCGGCTGCCGGTGACCGTGCCGCTCACGCTCGCCGGCTTCGTGCTGGCCGTGCTGATCGCGGTACCGGTCGGCTTCCTCGCCGCCTACCGCGCGGAGAAGTGGGACGGGCCGCTGCTCAACGGCGTCGCGCAGTTCGGGCTCGCCGTACCCGCGTTCTGGCTCGGCCTGCTGCTCGTCACGATCTTCGCGCTGAACCTGCGCGTGCTCCCGGCCGGTGGCTTCCCGCCGGCCGGCTGGTCCGACCCGGCCGCGGCCGCCACCGCGCTGACGCTGCCGGTCGTCACGGTCGCGCTGGTGATGTCCGCGTCGCTGATCCGCTACGTGCGCGCGGCCACGCTCGACGTGCTCGGCAGCGACTTCCTGCGCACCGCCCGCGCGCTCGGCTCGTCGCTGCCCGCCGCGATGTGGCGGCACGGCCTGCGCAACGCGGCCGCGCCGGTCATCGCGGTGCTCGCGATCGAGCTGGCCACCACGTTCCTCGGCGCGGTCGTCATCGAGAGCGTGTTCGCCCTGCCCGGCCTGGGCTCCATGCTGACCCGGGCGATCGCCCAGCGCGACTACCCGGTCATCCAGGGCGTCATGCTGGTCAGCACGTTCGCGGTGCTGGCCGTCGGCTTCCTCGGCGACGTCGCCCAGCGCGTCGCCGACCCGCGTCTGCTGCGCGGCCGCTCATGA
- a CDS encoding ABC transporter permease — protein sequence MRRLHLAAGLVLVGVIGGAVLLSYLWLPFAPDDTGGGRLSPPGGDHWLGTDKLGRDLFTQLLIGGRIAIGTALGAVTVGGLLGVLFGLLAGFAARWLDDAVAVTLDILIAFPTLLLAMLIVAGFGASLGAAVLAIGLAMAAIVARLTRILVKQVLSRDYITAARISGVSWPRIVLTHVLPNIWPVVLVNLALQAGLAVLAEASLSYLGLGTPPPNASWGRLLFEAQGTVLTAPVAAIAPGLALVALVVGINLTADGLRDLADPTRRRSR from the coding sequence ATGAGGCGCCTGCACCTGGCCGCCGGGCTGGTCCTGGTCGGCGTGATCGGCGGCGCGGTCCTGCTGTCGTACCTGTGGCTGCCGTTCGCCCCGGACGACACCGGCGGCGGGCGGCTGTCCCCACCCGGCGGCGACCACTGGCTCGGCACCGACAAGCTCGGCCGCGACCTGTTCACCCAGCTGCTGATCGGCGGCCGGATCGCGATCGGCACCGCACTCGGCGCGGTCACCGTCGGTGGCCTGCTCGGCGTCCTGTTCGGACTGCTGGCCGGCTTCGCGGCCCGCTGGCTCGACGACGCGGTCGCGGTCACGCTGGACATCCTGATCGCGTTCCCCACGCTGCTGCTGGCCATGCTGATCGTGGCCGGGTTCGGCGCCTCACTCGGCGCGGCCGTGCTCGCGATCGGGCTGGCCATGGCCGCGATCGTCGCCCGCCTGACCCGGATCCTGGTCAAGCAGGTGCTGTCCCGCGACTACATCACCGCGGCACGCATCTCCGGCGTGTCCTGGCCGCGGATCGTGCTCACCCACGTGCTGCCCAACATCTGGCCGGTCGTGCTGGTCAACCTCGCGCTGCAGGCCGGCCTCGCGGTGCTGGCCGAGGCGTCGCTGTCCTACCTCGGCCTCGGCACACCCCCACCGAACGCGTCCTGGGGCCGCCTGCTCTTCGAGGCCCAGGGCACCGTCCTCACCGCGCCGGTCGCCGCGATCGCCCCCGGCCTGGCCCTGGTCGCCCTGGTCGTCGGCATCAACCTGACCGCCGACGGCCTCCGCGACCTCGCCGACCCGACCCGCCGGAGGTCCCGATGA
- a CDS encoding ABC transporter ATP-binding protein, with translation MTAVLSVAGLTVRSGGRTLVHDVSFEVAPGARAGLIGESGSGKSLTALAVTGLLPPGLTATGSAVLDGTVDMVGAPERQRIRARGGVAAVVFQEPLTALDPLMRVGRQIAEPLRRWRRLRGPALDTAVTAALDEVRLPAGAARSFPHELSGGQRQRVAIAMALACRPRLLIADEPTTALDVTVQAEILDLLDGLVRDRGMALLFITHDLPVAARIADRLLVMRDGRVVESGPAASVIGAPSHEYTRTLVAGARRFDAALDLPLPPGNSATPGNSATPGSGTTPGSGTTPGVVFDDGVRKSSDGNAHD, from the coding sequence ATGACCGCGGTGCTGTCCGTCGCCGGCCTGACCGTGCGCAGCGGTGGCCGCACACTCGTCCACGACGTGTCGTTCGAGGTCGCGCCGGGCGCCCGGGCCGGACTGATCGGCGAGTCGGGCTCCGGCAAGTCGCTGACCGCGCTCGCCGTCACCGGTCTGCTCCCGCCCGGCCTGACCGCCACCGGCTCCGCGGTCCTCGACGGCACGGTCGACATGGTGGGCGCGCCGGAGCGGCAGCGGATCCGGGCCCGTGGCGGCGTCGCGGCCGTGGTGTTCCAGGAGCCGTTGACCGCGCTGGACCCGCTGATGCGGGTCGGGAGGCAGATCGCGGAACCGCTGCGGCGCTGGCGGCGACTGCGCGGCCCGGCGCTCGACACGGCCGTCACCGCGGCGCTCGACGAGGTACGGCTGCCCGCGGGCGCGGCCCGGTCGTTCCCGCACGAGCTGTCCGGCGGGCAACGGCAGCGGGTGGCGATCGCGATGGCGCTGGCCTGCCGGCCCCGGCTGCTGATCGCGGACGAGCCGACCACCGCGCTGGACGTGACCGTGCAGGCCGAGATCCTCGACCTGCTCGACGGGCTGGTCCGCGACCGCGGCATGGCACTGCTGTTCATCACGCACGATCTGCCGGTCGCGGCCCGGATCGCCGACCGGCTGCTGGTCATGCGCGACGGCCGGGTGGTCGAGTCCGGCCCGGCCGCGTCGGTGATCGGCGCGCCGTCCCACGAGTACACCCGCACGCTGGTCGCCGGCGCGCGCCGCTTCGACGCGGCCCTCGACCTCCCGCTGCCGCCGGGCAACAGCGCCACGCCGGGCAACAGCGCCACGCCGGGCAGCGGCACCACGCCGGGCAGCGGCACCACGCCGGGCGTCGTCTTCGATGACGGGGTGCGGAAGAGCAGTGACGGGAACGCGCATGACTGA
- a CDS encoding ABC transporter ATP-binding protein, with translation MTEPIIEAASVGFAYRAGVPALTDVSLAVHGGRGVALVGESGAGKTTLLRLLLGLARPTTGEIRFDGAPLHRGRLRDYRRGVQTVFQDPYSSLDPRQRVDRIVAEPLRGLGVATGRAEIGARVAEALDSVGLPADAATRYPHEFSGGQRQRIAIARAIVCHPRVLLADEPVSALDLTTRVKIIDLLAELRATRDLTLLLVSHDLGVVATLCAHTAVLERGRIVEQGNTAAVLGAPSHPYTRRLLSSVPRLP, from the coding sequence ATGACTGAGCCGATCATCGAGGCCGCGTCCGTCGGTTTCGCCTACCGGGCCGGGGTTCCGGCGCTGACCGACGTGTCGCTCGCCGTCCACGGTGGACGCGGTGTCGCGCTGGTCGGCGAGTCCGGGGCGGGTAAGACCACGCTGCTGCGGCTGCTGCTGGGCCTGGCCCGGCCGACCACCGGGGAGATCCGGTTCGACGGGGCACCGCTGCACCGGGGGCGGCTGCGGGACTACCGGCGCGGCGTGCAGACCGTGTTCCAGGACCCGTACTCGTCGCTCGACCCGCGGCAGCGCGTGGACCGGATCGTGGCGGAGCCGCTCCGCGGGCTGGGCGTGGCCACCGGCCGGGCCGAGATCGGCGCCCGGGTCGCGGAGGCGCTCGACTCGGTCGGGCTACCCGCCGACGCCGCGACCCGGTACCCGCACGAGTTCTCCGGCGGGCAACGGCAGCGGATCGCGATCGCCCGTGCCATCGTCTGTCACCCACGCGTGCTGCTGGCCGACGAGCCGGTCAGCGCGCTCGACCTGACCACCCGCGTGAAGATCATCGACCTGCTGGCCGAGCTGCGGGCCACCCGCGACCTGACGCTGCTGCTGGTCTCGCACGACCTCGGCGTGGTGGCCACGCTCTGCGCGCACACCGCCGTGCTGGAGCGCGGCCGGATCGTCGAGCAGGGCAACACCGCGGCCGTGCTCGGCGCACCGTCCCATCCGTACACCCGGAGATTGCTGAGCAGCGTGCCCCGCCTGCCCTGA
- a CDS encoding PadR family transcriptional regulator produces MHEASLWILSALADAPRHGYGVIREVQRLSDGRVRLLAGTLYGALDRLAADGLIAVDREETVGGRNRRYYRLTGDGEAALEAESERLRRAAEAATAQLAARRRLGHAHRIAW; encoded by the coding sequence ATGCACGAAGCCTCGCTGTGGATCCTCTCCGCGCTCGCCGACGCGCCCCGGCACGGTTACGGCGTCATCCGCGAGGTGCAGCGACTCTCCGACGGCAGGGTCCGGCTGCTGGCCGGCACGCTCTACGGCGCGCTGGACCGGCTCGCCGCCGACGGGCTGATCGCGGTCGACCGCGAGGAGACGGTCGGCGGCCGCAACCGGCGCTACTACCGGCTCACCGGTGACGGCGAGGCCGCGCTCGAGGCGGAGAGCGAGCGCCTGCGCCGCGCCGCCGAGGCCGCCACCGCGCAGCTCGCGGCGCGCCGCCGGCTCGGCCACGCGCACCGGATCGCCTGGTGA